ACAACGATGAAGAGATCTCGGGTATCAACGTCACCCCGTTGGTTGACATCATGCTCGTACTGCTCATCATCTTCATGGTGACAGCGACCTTTATCGCGAACAAAGCAATCGAACTGAAACTGCCCGAAGCGGATTCGGCTCAGACCCAAAAGCCTGACGAAAAAACCATGACCTTTGCGATCGACAAAGATGGCAAGCTCTGGCTCGACGACAAGCAAGTCGGTTTCGATGAGGTGGGTCCTGCGATCCGCGCCGAACGTGATAAGAAACCAGGAGTGAACCTGGCTGCCAGCATCAGTGCTGATGCCAAGACTCCTTATGAAGTTGTGGTGAAGCTCATAGATATCGTTCGCAAGAATGAGATCATCGACTTTGCGATCACGACCGATCCAGCCTCGACGCCAGCTCCTGGCAGCGAAGGCGCGGCCCCTGCTCCCGCAGCGCCGTAAAGTTTAGACTTTGCAGAGCCTGTCAGGTATTGTCGTCCATGATGACATTATTTGGCAGGCTCTTTTTATTTTGGCTTGTGAGGCCCTTCTTTCATGCCCGCACTGAACCCTCCTTCGCGCCAGAAACGGCAACTGATTACCTGGAACGAACTTAAGATTTCCACTCCGATCCTGGCTTCGGTCTTCCTGCTCGGAACCTTCATCGAGCCCTTTATCGGTCACGTGGCGGTCGGCATTTTCTTCATGATCGCGATCGCGGTATCAGGACTTTTCTTTGCCCGCATCACCATCTTCAGCCTCGCTTCGCTTCTGATCCTGATCTACTACTACTGGCTCTTTCCCCCGGATGAACCCAAAGACGTTCCGACTGTGGTCGCGCTTTTCATCGCGGCCGTGAGTATCGGTGGGCTTGTCAATCAACTAAAGAACCAGGCGAATGCCCTGCATCTGCGTGAACAGGCCACCCAGCTTCTCTATACGCTGGCCCGTGAACTGGCCCAGGCTCAATCGCGGGATGATGTCGCTCAGATTTCCTGTACGTCGATGAGCAGCCTCTTTGAACAGAACGTGGCGCTGGCCTTCATCTCCTTCAATGAATCCGCGCCTGCCTCACTGGAATGGCATCCTGCGAGTCAATTCCAGGCCCAGGCCACGGAAACTCAGGAGCTGCTGGAGACCTTCCAGGATGAAAAGTCGACCCGGGATTTCGCGCTTTATAAAACCCACTCGGGACGGGTGTACTTGCCCTTGATTGGCCGGGATGGTCTGGTCGGTATTCTTCTCGTGGCAAATTCGAACCTTCTGGAAAAAAGCGAGGATAAGCAGCGCCACGCCGCCATGTCAGCCCACCAAATTGCTGTGGCCATCGAGCGGGAAAATTTTCAGGCCCGGTCCCGCACGGTCGAGGTTATGGAGCGCACTCAGAAGCTTTATAAGACCCTGCTCAATTCCGTGTCGCACGAACTGAAAACGCCCCTGGTGGCCATCACAGGCTCGTCCAGTGCCCTGATGGATGACACCACCAGTCGCGATCCCCAACTGGTCCAGAATCTGGCCGCAGAAATCCTGACCGCCTCCAAACGCCTGCGCAGTGTGGTCGAGAATCTGCTCGACATGTCCCGGATTGACTCAGGCATGCTCAAGCCACGCCGTGAGTACTGCGATGTCCGGGATCTTTTGGCCGTGGTCGTTCAGCGCCTGGAACTGGAGGGCTATCCCCAGTCGATTCGGCTCGACTTTCAAAAAGACATTCCCGAGATCTGGGTTGATCCTGTTCTGGTGGACCAGGCCCTGGCCAATATCATCCACAATGCCCGGGTTTACACGCCAAAAGGCACATTCATCGAAATCTCTGTACGAGCCTCTCAAGATTGTGCCTATATTTCCGTTCGGGATCATGGACCGGGCCTCGCAGAACCAGGCAAAGTCTTCGAGAAGTTCTACCGTGGTTCGCCTCAAAATCCAGGCGGTCTGGGACTCGGCCTTTCGATTGCCCAGGGCTTTATTGAAGCCCAGGGCGGGCATATAGAAGCCGCGAACCATCCCGAGGGAGGCGCGATGTTCACCATCACCCTTCCCTGTCATCAACAGGCGCTCCCCTCTTAATAAGGGATGTCCATAAACGGAGAGAGTATGAATCAGAGCAAAAAGCAGCACCTGCTCGTTATCGACGACGAAAATCAGATCCGGCGATTCATTCGCCTGGCGCTGGCACCGCACGGCTACGAAGTGCATGAAGCCAGGACCGGGGAAGAGGGCATTCAGATGGCTATTCAACAAAGCCCGGATGGCATTATCCTCGACCTCGGCCTGCCCGATATGGATGGCATCCGGGTTCTGCACCAGCTGCGCGAGTGGTATCAGGGACCGATCATTATACTCTCTGTGCGTGATGACGAGGAAAGCATCGTGAATGCTTTGGATTCGGGAGCGCATGATTATATTCGCAAGCCCTTCATGCTCGGGGAACTCCTGGCCCGTCTGCGGCTGGCCATGCGCAGCCATCAGGTGGGTCTGGCAACGCCGGTCTATAGTTCGGGCGGTCTGGTGGTTGACCTTGCGACGCGAAAAGTCACGCTGGATGGAAAGGAAATTCGTCTGACTGTGACCGAGTATGAGCTTTTGAAATGTCTCATCAAACACCGGGGCAAGGTGCTGACTCATAACCAGATCCTGACCGAAGTATGGGGCCCCAAATCGGTCGAGCACATTCAGTATCTGCGCGTCTACATCGGTCATCTGCGGCAGAAACTCGAAACAGACGCCAACAAACCCAAGCTCATCATCACCGAGCCCGGCGTGGGGTACCGTATGCAGAATCTGGAATCCCCGACCTCGGAAACACCGGAACCTGTGAGCTCAGAAGCCTGATCAATTGAATCCGTAAAGATAGGGCGCCTTGCTTCCACGCCTGTCCACGATCACCCAGTAAAGATGGTCCGACAGCGTGGGAATGTGCAGGACAAAGATCCAGTTGTCCTGGGTACTCTCACCCTGTTCGGGGGGATAGTCCTGGCCTTTGATGATCCCACCCAAATGTAGAGCCAGAGACGTGCCGGGATTTTGCATCTGCTCCCGCAAAAACTGTCGCGCGGCTGTTTCCTGATCCCGGGTTAAGCTGTCGCTGAGTCTTTCCCCTTGCGTGGATGCCCAGCCGTGCGCTGCGATCGTAAGGGGCGCTTCGATTGCATCGAAGTTATCAAAGATCACAGCCATGGCCAGCTGAGTGGCCTGGGAAACGCTTACCTTATCGGCCTTCCCATTTTTCATCTGCTTTTCAAGAGCCTCGGCATTGGCGAGCAGGTGCAGCCCTGGAAAACCAAAATCATCCTGAATAATGCGATCGGCTCGAGCGATCTCGGCCACAGCTGATTCAGAAACGGACGAGCTTGAAGACGGCACAGGTTCTCCTCGACATAAAAGCGGCACGGTAGCCCCAAAACTGCCACGCACGGCATCCAGCATGGCATAAGCTCGGAAGCTGCTCGCGGTTTCAGGGACTGCAGCTGGCAGAAGCATATAGCCCTGTTCCAAAGCAGGGATGGGATCCAGGCTGAACTGCTGAAAGTCCTGATAGCGGACGGGTTCATAGTCCTGATTGGCGACGACACCCTTGCCGGAACCTTTGGCCGACGCCCAGCACGAGGCGCCTGCGACACAATCAACCGCCAGCTGCAGCGTATAGTTGAGCCGGGTATGACCGTAGCCAAGCGACTCCCAAACACCCTGGGCTTTCACAGTTACGTCACGGCCAAAGCTTTGAAATCCCTGCGGAGAGCCGCAGTTTATCGAGTAAGCCCGCGCATTCGCGATGGGGGTCAGGCCCAAGGCCGCAAGCATGATCAATGGTTTCAACAAAGCGGATCTCCACGAAAGAATAAACACCCTTCGCTTCTATAGCTTTTCAGCGTCAAGCGAAACTGACTTTTTTAGGCCGCCAGCTGTCCAATAATTCGAGAGTATTGGCAAAATTCCAGTGACATGAGCAGCCGACACGGATTGAGTGTTCGGCCCCAGCAGCAAAAGTAAGAATACACCCCTTAATCCGCTGCAACGCGAGCCGAAACGTTGGGGTGGACTTGGACCTGAAGACAAGGCGAACCATGAAGGCAAACAAAGTCTGGACCAAACCTCTTCTTCTCCGCTGGAGTCAAAACCTCTGGAGCCGGGTCCACCAGTGGAGCCAAAGGAGCGGCTGGCCCCTGGAAGCTGTGGTGCTTCGTCTTCTGATGCTACCCTTCCTGCCGCTTTATATGCTGCGTCTGGGCGCAGGCCAGGGCTTCGTCACGTTCTATCGCTTTTTATGCGGCGAAGGCGGGTTCCCCGTCTACCGTTCCGAGCGTGATACCGGAACCATGGTGCGCGCGGACAGCACCGACCCTTGGGTCTTTCAGCAGGTCTTCATTCAGCAGGATTACAGGGCCCTGGCGCAAAAAGCGGAGATTCGCGTGATCATCGATGCGGGGGCCTATGTGGGTTATTCCTCGATTTATTTCGCGGAACTCTATCCGCATGCCTTCATCTATGCGCTCGAGCCGGAAGAGGAAAATTTTCAAGCCCTGCAGCGCAACACAAGGCATTATCCGAACATCAAAGCGATCCAGGCCGCTCTTTGGAAAGAGGAAGGCTTCGTCGAAGTGCATAAGGGCAGCGGTGAACAGTGGGCCTTTCAGGTGCATGCCGCGAAAACGCCCCGACCCGATCATATTCCTTCAGTCACCATTCAGAGCCTGATGCAGCAGTATCGTCTGCCGCGGATTGATATTCTGAAAATCGACATCGAAGGTGCGGAATCCGAAGTTTTTGAAGCCCCCGGCTGCCATGAGTGGCTCGGATCGGTGCGCATTCTTGTGGTCGAACTCCATGATCATCTTTATCCGGGCAGCGACCGGACGTTCCGCGAGGCCATCCAACAGTATGAATTCACAGTCCGAAGCAGCGGCGAGAATCTGATATTTGAAATGCCGGGCGCCATCGAAGCCCCGGCGCTCGCCAGCCCGCAACGCCGATTTTCCTGAGCCCGCAATTCTGTTAAAATTAGGGAATTAAAAGCTGTTATAGCTATGTCCAGGAGGGCTCCTGTTGTGCGCTGCTTTCTCTCTCTCTCTGCCAGCATCCTCGTCGTCCTGCAGGCCATGGCTTGCCAGAAATCCAACTTTCAACGTGGGGACGCGGTCTACGCGCCTCCGCCCAGGCTTCAGGAACCGGTGGAAACCGAGCCTTTGCCTCCACCGGATACGGTCACGCTTCCGGCACCAGCCCCCAATCCTGAGCCCCTTTTTCAGGACTGCGAGAAAGATCAGGAACGGCAGATGGTGGCTGAACTCTTTCCTTTGGCAGAGAACACGGAACACCTGCCTGACTTCAGCCAGATGAAAGCGACCAAAAAACTCTGTATGAGACAGCTTGATATTACCGACCGCGATTTCAAGGAAGGTTTTCCCGGAGTGGATGGTCTGATCGAATGGTTCGGCCTCGATATTCGCTTCAAGCTGAATGTGCCTGTGGCCGGCGATTACGAATTCATGCTGAATTCAGATGATGGCAGTCGACTCTTCATTGATGGCCGTGAAGTGATTGAAAATGATGGCCAGCACTCGGAGCAGAAGAAGACCGCAGTCGTCGCCTTGACCGCAGGCCTGCATGAGCTGCGCCTGCCCTACTTCCAAGGCCCGCGTTACCGCATCGCGCTGGAGCTGAAGTGGAAAGGCCCCGGCGACAGCGCCCACGCTTACATTCCGTTGAAGTTTATTCTGCGCCCTTGACCGGATCTGGATCGGTATCGACCCAACGAATTTCAAACATCCGACCGTCGGCTTCCTCGACCAGAAGCCGACGATCCGCGCTCTTCTCGATCCCCTCGATAAATTCACCATAACGAATAAGCTGCCGGATCACAGCCGTAACTGTGGTCTGACGCTCCAAAGCCCAGGTTTTGAGCTTTTCGACCTCGTCGATGGGCAGCGTGGTTTTGATGCGGACGCGTGGGCTCGTCATGGAAAGCTCCGGTTGGGTGAATGCATGTGACCCGGCCGTTATAACAGGAAAGCCGGGTTCACCGCAACCGAAGGGATCAGCGCTTAGTCTTCGAAAATATAGTCCGTGACCTGAGCAAAGACGGTCGTGTCGCGGACCTGCTTTTGAACTTCATCCCCACTGATATAGGTATCGTAAGCGGGAATATCCGCTAGGAAGACCTGACTCCAGGCCGTGGTATAGCGTGCGAGCGTCTCGTGATAGCGCCCGCCGTTGGTGATGTCGCCATGCGCAAGATTATTGAACTTCGCAAAAGCCTTGGGCATGCTCGTTTCAAATTTGCGGAAGGCGGACAGAACCTTGTTCGGAGAGGCCACCGTATCCTTGGTGCCGGTCACGAAAAGCATGGGAATGGGATTGGTGGATGTTTTGGGATTGAAGGCGCAGAGCGTAACCGCCGACCGCACGCGTGAGCCCAGGGCATTGGCCGCCAGCACAGTGCCGGCGCCGCCATAGGAAAAACCCATGAGGCCAAGGCGATCCGGGTCCACACGCCCGGCGATGGGACTCGATCCCTGGTCGCTTTCATCCAAAAGAGTTTCCAGGGACGCCTGATGTCCAACCGACCAGACGCGGGCATCCAGGGAATAAGGATTGGTGGGCGTGAAGACGGCCACGATAAAACCATGACTGGCAAGATGCTGACCCAGCCAGGACATGTTTTCCTTGGTGTTGGTGAAACCACCGGACAGTGTTGTCGCGGGAAGGGTGGCCTCCATGCTGTTGTCGGGATAGTAAATGATCACAGACCGGTAGTCTTTGTTGCTGCCGGGCGGCAGATAGGATTTGACCGTGTACGGTCCGGTCAGCCCTGGATTCTCCAGGACAATGGTTTCGGCCTCATTCAGTCCATAGCGCGAGGATCCGAAGTCCCCTCCACCGCAGGCCACGAGCGTAAAAGACAATAGTATCCCGATCAGACTCCGCATAGCGGTCCCCCCTTGATCTGTGGATATGTTTACGACAATTATGTTAGATTCTAGCGACGGGGGGCCACAGTTTGGTATTCAGAAAAACTAAGTCGTCGTGGGTACAGTGGTGCTGACGTAAGTGAAGTTCAGGAGAGGCTGCCGTTTTCCAGCATCCATCTTTGCATGGCTTTGGTGACGATCAAGCGGAAGCGGCGCAGGTGGGACAGCACAGTATTGGACTTCATATCCATGAGCTGACTGATCTCGCGGAT
This Oligoflexus sp. DNA region includes the following protein-coding sequences:
- a CDS encoding biopolymer transporter ExbD, whose amino-acid sequence is MAGGALDNNDEEISGINVTPLVDIMLVLLIIFMVTATFIANKAIELKLPEADSAQTQKPDEKTMTFAIDKDGKLWLDDKQVGFDEVGPAIRAERDKKPGVNLAASISADAKTPYEVVVKLIDIVRKNEIIDFAITTDPASTPAPGSEGAAPAPAAP
- a CDS encoding sensor histidine kinase, with translation MPALNPPSRQKRQLITWNELKISTPILASVFLLGTFIEPFIGHVAVGIFFMIAIAVSGLFFARITIFSLASLLILIYYYWLFPPDEPKDVPTVVALFIAAVSIGGLVNQLKNQANALHLREQATQLLYTLARELAQAQSRDDVAQISCTSMSSLFEQNVALAFISFNESAPASLEWHPASQFQAQATETQELLETFQDEKSTRDFALYKTHSGRVYLPLIGRDGLVGILLVANSNLLEKSEDKQRHAAMSAHQIAVAIERENFQARSRTVEVMERTQKLYKTLLNSVSHELKTPLVAITGSSSALMDDTTSRDPQLVQNLAAEILTASKRLRSVVENLLDMSRIDSGMLKPRREYCDVRDLLAVVVQRLELEGYPQSIRLDFQKDIPEIWVDPVLVDQALANIIHNARVYTPKGTFIEISVRASQDCAYISVRDHGPGLAEPGKVFEKFYRGSPQNPGGLGLGLSIAQGFIEAQGGHIEAANHPEGGAMFTITLPCHQQALPS
- a CDS encoding response regulator → MNQSKKQHLLVIDDENQIRRFIRLALAPHGYEVHEARTGEEGIQMAIQQSPDGIILDLGLPDMDGIRVLHQLREWYQGPIIILSVRDDEESIVNALDSGAHDYIRKPFMLGELLARLRLAMRSHQVGLATPVYSSGGLVVDLATRKVTLDGKEIRLTVTEYELLKCLIKHRGKVLTHNQILTEVWGPKSVEHIQYLRVYIGHLRQKLETDANKPKLIITEPGVGYRMQNLESPTSETPEPVSSEA
- a CDS encoding FkbM family methyltransferase: MKANKVWTKPLLLRWSQNLWSRVHQWSQRSGWPLEAVVLRLLMLPFLPLYMLRLGAGQGFVTFYRFLCGEGGFPVYRSERDTGTMVRADSTDPWVFQQVFIQQDYRALAQKAEIRVIIDAGAYVGYSSIYFAELYPHAFIYALEPEEENFQALQRNTRHYPNIKAIQAALWKEEGFVEVHKGSGEQWAFQVHAAKTPRPDHIPSVTIQSLMQQYRLPRIDILKIDIEGAESEVFEAPGCHEWLGSVRILVVELHDHLYPGSDRTFREAIQQYEFTVRSSGENLIFEMPGAIEAPALASPQRRFS
- a CDS encoding PA14 domain-containing protein — its product is MRCFLSLSASILVVLQAMACQKSNFQRGDAVYAPPPRLQEPVETEPLPPPDTVTLPAPAPNPEPLFQDCEKDQERQMVAELFPLAENTEHLPDFSQMKATKKLCMRQLDITDRDFKEGFPGVDGLIEWFGLDIRFKLNVPVAGDYEFMLNSDDGSRLFIDGREVIENDGQHSEQKKTAVVALTAGLHELRLPYFQGPRYRIALELKWKGPGDSAHAYIPLKFILRP